In Centroberyx gerrardi isolate f3 chromosome 11, fCenGer3.hap1.cur.20231027, whole genome shotgun sequence, the following are encoded in one genomic region:
- the LOC139916108 gene encoding histone H4: MSGRGKGGKGLGKGGAKRHRKVLRDNIQGITKPAIRRLARRGGVKRISGLIYEETRGVLKVFLENVIRDAVTYTEHAKRKTVTAMDVVYALKRQGRTLYGFGG; the protein is encoded by the coding sequence ATGAGTGGTcgtggaaaaggaggaaagggactCGGAAAAGGAGGCGCCAAGCGTCACCGGAAAGTTCTCCGTGATAACATCCAGGGAATCACCAAACCCGCCATCCGCCGTCTGGCTCGCCGCGGCGGAGTCAAGCGCATCTCCGGTCTGATCTACGAGGAGACCCGCGGGGTGCTCAAGGTCTTCCTGGAGAACGTCATCCGTGATGCCGTCACCTACACCGAGCACGCCAAGAGAAAGACCGTCACCGCCATGGATGTGGTGTATGCTCTGAAGAGGCAGGGCCGCACTCTGTACGGCTTCGGCGGTTAA